One genomic window of Planctomycetota bacterium includes the following:
- the lptB gene encoding LPS export ABC transporter ATP-binding protein: MLLKTEDLVKIYGKRRVVNGVSFEVNEGEIVGLLGRNGAGKTTTFKMTVGLISPSEGQIWLKGNDITDLPIYRRARCGLGYLPQESSVFRELTVEDNLMAIMETLKGDKSKYSERANKILEEYGLLKLAKQKARTLSGGEMRRLEISRALITSPAIILLDEPFSGVDPIAVSEIQDIVRKLKSQNIGVLLTDHNVRETLAVTDRSYIIDEGYILCNGTPKDIMCNPLARKHYLGEKFTL, from the coding sequence ATGCTATTAAAAACAGAAGATTTAGTAAAAATTTACGGTAAAAGGCGTGTTGTAAACGGTGTTAGTTTTGAAGTAAATGAAGGAGAAATAGTAGGACTTTTGGGGCGCAACGGTGCCGGTAAAACAACCACTTTTAAGATGACTGTTGGGCTTATATCTCCTTCCGAAGGCCAAATTTGGCTTAAGGGTAATGATATAACAGATCTTCCCATATACCGCCGTGCCAGGTGTGGGCTTGGTTATCTTCCCCAAGAATCTTCCGTCTTCCGCGAATTGACCGTGGAAGATAATCTTATGGCTATTATGGAGACCCTGAAAGGCGATAAATCTAAATATTCGGAACGGGCTAATAAAATACTGGAAGAATACGGCTTATTGAAATTAGCCAAGCAAAAAGCCCGTACTCTTTCAGGCGGCGAAATGCGCCGCTTGGAAATCAGCCGCGCTCTTATAACATCTCCGGCAATTATTCTTCTGGATGAGCCCTTTTCCGGGGTTGACCCGATTGCCGTTTCGGAAATACAGGATATCGTCCGTAAACTTAAATCGCAGAATATCGGAGTCCTTCTAACGGACCACAATGTCCGTGAAACACTTGCCGTGACAGACCGCTCATATATCATCGACGAAGGCTATATTTTGTGCAACGGAACTCCCAAGGATATAATGTGTAATCCGCTTGCCCGCAAACATTATTTGGGGGAAAAGTTTACGCTTTAA
- a CDS encoding FAD-dependent oxidoreductase, whose amino-acid sequence MDNQEQKINDVIIIGGGPAGTSAAIYSARSKLKTLVIDKSIAEGAMGLAQKIENYPGILEPETGRSLLSRFRKQAMGFGAEFIESKVIGVDFKASPKEVFTGDSSYFAKAVIIATGARGRKPTIKGEAEFIGKGVAYCAACDAAFFNGRDVAVTGDGVEMFDDIDSISKFARKIYLVTHRKEFDTESAPRVKNNPKIEPVFASRVSEISGDTFVNKVAIENTSGVKTNLDVSGIFVYLHGNQPITDFLRSQLETDAEGCLKINKENMSASIEGVYAIGDVTCKKVRQAVTSAAEGCIAALSAEKFINQRAKITSQWG is encoded by the coding sequence ATGGATAACCAGGAGCAAAAAATCAATGATGTTATTATCATCGGCGGCGGTCCGGCCGGGACCTCGGCGGCTATTTATTCTGCCAGGTCCAAACTTAAAACGCTCGTTATAGATAAAAGTATTGCAGAAGGTGCTATGGGCCTTGCCCAGAAGATAGAAAATTACCCTGGTATCTTGGAGCCCGAAACAGGCCGGTCATTGCTTTCCCGTTTCCGCAAACAGGCTATGGGTTTCGGAGCCGAATTCATTGAGTCAAAGGTTATTGGGGTGGATTTTAAGGCATCACCGAAAGAGGTTTTTACGGGTGACAGTTCGTATTTTGCCAAAGCGGTTATTATCGCCACCGGAGCGCGCGGCAGGAAACCTACCATCAAAGGTGAAGCCGAATTTATCGGTAAGGGGGTTGCTTACTGCGCTGCCTGTGATGCCGCTTTCTTTAACGGGCGCGATGTTGCCGTGACAGGGGACGGTGTGGAAATGTTTGATGATATCGATTCCATTTCCAAATTCGCCCGTAAAATATATCTGGTCACCCACCGCAAAGAATTTGATACCGAAAGCGCCCCAAGGGTTAAAAATAACCCCAAGATAGAACCGGTTTTTGCTTCCCGGGTAAGTGAAATCTCCGGTGATACTTTTGTAAATAAGGTGGCAATTGAAAACACTTCGGGGGTTAAAACAAACCTGGATGTTTCCGGCATCTTTGTATACTTACACGGCAACCAGCCGATTACGGATTTCCTGCGGAGCCAATTGGAAACCGACGCCGAAGGCTGTCTTAAAATAAACAAGGAAAATATGTCAGCATCTATAGAAGGTGTTTATGCCATCGGCGATGTCACCTGCAAAAAGGTGCGCCAGGCAGTAACTTCCGCTGCCGAAGGCTGTATTGCCGCTTTATCCGCAGAGAAATTTATCAATCAGCGGGCTAAAATCACTTCTCAATGGGGATAA
- a CDS encoding adenylosuccinate lyase yields the protein MMSDKFKVYQSPLSERYASAEMLYAFSAEKRFRTWRIIWIALAEAEKKLGLPISPVQISQMKRFKDKINYATALKYEKITKHEVMAHIKAYGDQCPKARPIIHLGATSALAMDNADIIILRDALRLIKRQLVNLVDSLARFSEKYKAQPTMGFTHFQPALITTVGKRAALWLQDVLMDLENLEKLESSLKCLGAKGAIGTQASFLDLFNNSKNKVILLDKLFTEKLGFKESYPVSGQTYPRKLDFEAASLLSGIAQSAHKFSNDIRLLQGLGEMEEPFGEGQVGSSAMAYKRNPMRSERLASLSRFVMVNNTNTAFTAAQQWFERTLDDSANRRLAVSEMFLATDALLNIYINIVRGLKVYPAVIKKNIDENLPYLVTERIMMEKTKKGGDRQLLHERVRKLSMEAFELSKQGKPNDLIRKLRQDPILGVGLPSSFNACDYIGLAEEQAEAFIKNKVNPVIRKYRSLLGINAKLSV from the coding sequence ATTATGAGCGATAAGTTCAAAGTCTATCAAAGTCCGTTGTCAGAACGTTATGCCAGTGCCGAGATGCTTTATGCCTTTTCGGCGGAAAAACGCTTCCGCACCTGGCGTATTATCTGGATTGCTCTGGCCGAGGCAGAGAAAAAGCTTGGGCTTCCAATAAGTCCGGTTCAGATAAGCCAGATGAAACGTTTCAAAGATAAAATAAATTACGCCACGGCGCTTAAATACGAAAAAATTACCAAGCATGAGGTCATGGCGCATATCAAGGCGTACGGCGACCAGTGCCCTAAGGCACGTCCGATTATCCACCTCGGCGCCACCAGTGCCCTGGCCATGGATAATGCTGATATCATTATCCTGCGCGACGCCTTAAGGCTCATAAAAAGACAGTTGGTTAACCTGGTCGATTCACTGGCGCGTTTTTCGGAAAAATATAAAGCTCAACCGACCATGGGGTTTACCCATTTCCAGCCGGCGCTTATCACCACCGTGGGTAAACGCGCCGCTTTATGGCTTCAGGATGTGTTGATGGACTTGGAAAACCTGGAAAAACTGGAAAGCTCCCTTAAATGCCTCGGCGCAAAAGGCGCCATTGGAACTCAGGCGAGTTTTCTTGACCTTTTTAATAACAGTAAAAATAAGGTTATTCTTCTTGATAAACTATTCACCGAAAAACTCGGTTTTAAGGAATCTTATCCGGTAAGCGGGCAGACTTACCCCAGGAAACTTGATTTCGAGGCGGCTTCTCTTCTTTCCGGAATCGCCCAGTCCGCCCATAAATTCTCCAATGACATCAGGTTATTGCAGGGGCTCGGCGAAATGGAGGAGCCTTTTGGTGAAGGGCAAGTTGGTTCTTCAGCCATGGCGTATAAAAGGAATCCCATGCGCTCGGAACGCCTTGCGTCGCTTTCCCGGTTTGTCATGGTCAATAATACCAACACTGCTTTTACCGCCGCCCAGCAGTGGTTTGAACGCACCCTGGACGATTCCGCTAACAGGCGCCTCGCCGTTTCCGAAATGTTCCTCGCCACGGATGCCCTGCTTAATATTTATATAAATATCGTCCGCGGATTAAAAGTATATCCGGCCGTCATTAAGAAAAACATAGATGAAAATCTTCCATACCTCGTTACCGAACGCATCATGATGGAAAAGACCAAAAAGGGAGGGGATCGCCAGCTCTTGCACGAACGTGTAAGGAAATTATCCATGGAGGCTTTTGAGCTCTCCAAACAGGGAAAACCGAACGACCTTATCCGTAAACTGCGCCAGGATCCGATTCTCGGTGTCGGATTACCTTCGTCTTTCAATGCCTGTGATTATATCGGCCTGGCAGAAGAGCAGGCCGAAGCCTTTATAAAAAATAAAGTTAACCCGGTAATCAGGAAATACCGCAGCCTTTTGGGTATTAACGCGAAGCTCTCTGTTTAA
- the tatA gene encoding twin-arginine translocase TatA/TatE family subunit: MPRGWEWLVVLGIILLLFGATKLPALARSLGKSAGEFKKGLKEGSDEAKADAKKEEADKPK, from the coding sequence ATGCCTCGCGGATGGGAATGGTTAGTTGTTCTGGGGATAATCCTGCTTCTTTTCGGCGCAACCAAATTGCCTGCTTTAGCGCGCAGTCTTGGCAAATCAGCCGGGGAGTTTAAGAAAGGCTTGAAAGAAGGTTCGGATGAAGCCAAAGCAGATGCTAAAAAAGAAGAAGCTGATAAACCTAAATAA
- a CDS encoding sulfide/dihydroorotate dehydrogenase-like FAD/NAD-binding protein has product MYKIVKREELSSCVYRFEIEAPLIARARKPGQFVAIRLDEQGERFPLTICDADPLKGTLTLIYQSVGKSTVQFAGLQAGDSILDIVGPLGKPTHIEKFGSVVCIGGGIGVAPVYPIVQGMKRAGNKVISIIGARTKDLLILENEMRAASDALLVTTDDGSYIRKGFVSDVLKEIIARGDKIDLVVAIGPVPMMRVVCNVTREYNLKTMVSLNPIMLDATGMCGVCRVTVGGKTQFACVDGPEFDGHLVDFDELAKRLRTYLTEEKRAMEHYRGSPRCTDLAREALKQEK; this is encoded by the coding sequence ATGTATAAGATTGTCAAACGGGAAGAATTGTCTTCCTGTGTGTATCGGTTTGAAATCGAAGCGCCCCTGATTGCCAGGGCACGCAAACCCGGTCAATTCGTCGCTATTCGCCTGGATGAACAAGGCGAAAGGTTTCCACTTACCATTTGTGATGCTGACCCTCTCAAAGGGACGCTTACTTTGATTTACCAGTCAGTCGGAAAATCAACCGTCCAGTTTGCCGGATTGCAAGCCGGGGATTCTATCCTTGATATTGTCGGTCCTTTGGGTAAGCCTACCCATATAGAAAAATTCGGCTCGGTCGTTTGCATCGGCGGCGGTATCGGCGTGGCGCCCGTTTATCCGATAGTCCAGGGCATGAAACGCGCCGGCAATAAAGTCATCTCCATTATCGGCGCCCGCACCAAGGATTTGCTTATCCTGGAAAATGAAATGCGTGCTGCCTCGGATGCATTGCTTGTGACCACGGATGACGGTTCTTATATCAGGAAAGGATTCGTTTCCGATGTCTTGAAAGAAATTATCGCCCGCGGCGATAAGATAGATTTGGTCGTTGCCATCGGGCCCGTTCCTATGATGAGGGTTGTTTGCAATGTTACTAGGGAGTACAACCTGAAAACAATGGTTAGCCTTAATCCGATAATGCTCGATGCCACCGGCATGTGCGGTGTCTGCCGTGTTACGGTTGGCGGCAAAACCCAGTTCGCCTGCGTGGACGGTCCTGAATTCGACGGACACTTGGTGGATTTCGACGAGCTTGCCAAACGTTTAAGGACTTATTTAACCGAGGAAAAGCGGGCAATGGAACACTACCGCGGCTCGCCCAGATGCACGGATTTGGCACGGGAGGCCTTGAAGCAAGAGAAGTAG
- the gltA gene encoding NADPH-dependent glutamate synthase, whose translation MTEENKPKKEKVPRQKMLEQTPAERVKNFNEVPHGFTPETAMLEASRCLQCKKPKCMEGCPVEINIPQFLKLITEGKFIEAAWSIKQTNALPAVCGRVCPQEEQCEKVCVLAKKGEPVSIGYLERFVADIERTKGAVKKPDIPEKTGRKIAVVGAGPSGLTCAGDLAKMGHNVTIFEALHKSGGVLIYGIPEFRLPKAIVQTEVDYLKMLGVDIQHNMVIGKITQLDELFNSGYHAAFVGTGAGLPVFMKIPGENYLGVYSANEYLTRSNLMKAYLFPEYDTPVLRSPRVAVIGGGNVAMDSARTALRLGAQKVYLVYRRSHNEMPARRDEIHHAEQEGIDFRLLTNPVEILGNTDGFVRGMKCIKMELGEPDDSGRCRPIPIKGSEFELEVDTVIVAIGNGPNPLLLSATPDIKLNKWGNIEADPVTLATTKKGVYAGGDIVTGAATVIQAMGQGKIAARSIDKYLKS comes from the coding sequence ATGACAGAAGAGAATAAGCCTAAGAAAGAAAAAGTGCCGCGCCAGAAGATGTTGGAGCAAACTCCGGCAGAGCGCGTAAAGAACTTTAATGAGGTCCCCCACGGTTTTACCCCGGAAACAGCCATGCTGGAAGCCTCTCGCTGCCTCCAGTGCAAAAAACCCAAGTGCATGGAAGGTTGTCCTGTAGAAATAAATATTCCACAATTTCTGAAACTGATTACCGAAGGCAAATTTATCGAAGCCGCCTGGAGTATAAAACAAACCAATGCATTACCAGCCGTCTGCGGACGCGTTTGTCCCCAGGAAGAACAATGCGAAAAAGTGTGTGTTCTTGCTAAAAAAGGCGAACCTGTGTCTATCGGATACCTGGAACGCTTTGTTGCCGATATAGAACGTACCAAAGGTGCTGTCAAGAAACCTGATATTCCGGAAAAAACAGGCAGGAAAATAGCAGTTGTCGGCGCCGGACCGTCCGGCCTGACCTGCGCCGGTGACTTGGCTAAAATGGGGCATAACGTGACTATCTTTGAGGCCCTCCATAAATCAGGCGGCGTCTTGATATACGGCATCCCGGAATTCCGCCTTCCCAAGGCAATCGTCCAGACAGAGGTGGATTATCTCAAAATGCTTGGCGTAGATATCCAGCATAACATGGTCATCGGGAAAATCACCCAGCTTGATGAACTCTTTAACTCCGGTTATCATGCTGCCTTTGTAGGTACAGGTGCCGGGTTGCCCGTCTTCATGAAAATACCGGGCGAAAATTACCTCGGCGTTTATTCGGCAAATGAATACCTGACACGTTCCAATCTAATGAAAGCGTATTTATTCCCCGAGTACGATACGCCTGTTTTACGCAGTCCGCGCGTTGCCGTAATCGGCGGGGGAAACGTTGCCATGGACTCCGCACGCACGGCTTTAAGGCTTGGAGCCCAAAAGGTGTACCTCGTCTACCGCCGTTCGCATAATGAAATGCCTGCCCGCCGTGATGAAATCCACCACGCTGAACAGGAAGGCATAGATTTCCGACTGCTTACCAATCCCGTGGAAATCCTGGGCAATACGGACGGATTCGTCCGCGGAATGAAATGTATCAAAATGGAATTGGGAGAACCCGATGATTCCGGCAGATGCAGGCCTATTCCCATCAAAGGCTCGGAATTCGAACTGGAAGTGGATACGGTTATAGTGGCTATCGGCAACGGTCCGAATCCGTTATTATTGAGTGCTACCCCTGATATCAAGCTTAATAAATGGGGTAATATCGAAGCCGATCCCGTCACGCTTGCCACCACTAAAAAAGGCGTCTATGCCGGAGGCGACATCGTTACCGGCGCCGCCACGGTGATTCAGGCAATGGGCCAAGGCAAGATTGCCGCCCGCTCTATAGACAAATATCTAAAATCATGA
- a CDS encoding cupin domain-containing protein, whose amino-acid sequence MKVIDYKEVPARPVEVEGVKGVKIRWLISQKEAPNFAMRMFELEPESTTPRHTHDYEHEVFILEGTGELIFEEEVKPFKAGYVVYVPPDKLHRFRNTGKDTLKFLCLVPNKKK is encoded by the coding sequence ATGAAAGTAATTGACTATAAGGAAGTCCCTGCCCGCCCGGTGGAAGTAGAAGGCGTCAAGGGTGTCAAAATACGCTGGCTCATTTCCCAGAAGGAAGCCCCTAACTTTGCCATGCGCATGTTTGAGCTTGAACCGGAAAGCACGACACCCCGTCATACCCATGACTACGAACATGAGGTTTTTATCTTGGAAGGAACCGGGGAGCTGATATTTGAAGAAGAAGTAAAACCTTTTAAGGCAGGTTATGTCGTCTATGTCCCGCCGGACAAGCTACACCGCTTCAGGAATACCGGTAAAGACACATTAAAATTTCTCTGCCTGGTGCCGAATAAAAAGAAATAA
- a CDS encoding terpene cyclase/mutase family protein, translated as MKNLDVYLGFGIWLLVLIGTLISDEITKPTPEEAQKKLIKTAAEKGLKWLAEHQNENGSWTCRIGCKLNEGYIGKETNDNIAVTALGGMSFLAQGSTPGRGKYGDNVKRTLEFILDSCRESDGYITRYGTRMYEHAFATMFLAEIYGMSPRDDVKTKLKNAVNLIVQCQNKDGGWRYQPSPIDADISVTVTTLQALRAARNVGIAVPKNVIEKAMKYVHDSANTAEGPLKGSFKYQLDADARTSQALTAAGVVALMSAGDYSSAKVIQGLNWILTNQQYPIPVPENNHYPYHFYYTHYYLSQALYQAGEKQWKQYTDIMLPGVLGGQKDDGHWEDDVGETYATSMATLILQLPSEYLPIFSK; from the coding sequence ATGAAAAATCTTGATGTTTATTTGGGATTTGGGATTTGGTTATTGGTGCTTATCGGCACGCTGATATCCGATGAAATCACCAAGCCTACCCCGGAAGAGGCGCAAAAGAAACTGATAAAAACCGCCGCGGAAAAGGGGTTAAAATGGCTTGCTGAGCACCAGAACGAAAACGGCTCCTGGACCTGCAGAATAGGATGCAAACTCAACGAAGGCTACATCGGCAAAGAGACAAACGATAATATCGCGGTCACCGCACTGGGCGGAATGTCCTTCCTGGCGCAGGGGAGCACTCCCGGGCGCGGCAAATACGGGGATAATGTCAAAAGAACTTTGGAATTCATACTCGATTCCTGCCGAGAAAGCGACGGCTACATCACCAGATACGGCACAAGGATGTATGAGCACGCCTTTGCCACCATGTTCCTGGCAGAAATTTACGGGATGAGCCCACGGGATGACGTCAAGACCAAGCTCAAAAACGCCGTCAACCTGATTGTCCAGTGCCAGAACAAGGACGGCGGCTGGCGCTACCAGCCCTCGCCCATTGACGCGGATATCTCGGTGACGGTCACGACGCTTCAGGCACTGCGCGCGGCAAGGAATGTCGGCATTGCCGTCCCCAAGAACGTGATTGAAAAAGCCATGAAATACGTCCATGACTCCGCCAATACCGCCGAAGGGCCTTTAAAAGGCTCTTTCAAATACCAGCTCGATGCCGATGCGCGGACATCCCAGGCGCTGACCGCGGCGGGCGTCGTCGCCCTTATGAGCGCGGGAGATTACTCCTCTGCCAAAGTCATACAGGGGCTAAACTGGATTCTGACCAACCAGCAATATCCCATCCCCGTCCCGGAAAACAACCATTATCCGTATCATTTTTATTACACCCATTATTACCTTTCCCAGGCGCTCTACCAGGCGGGCGAAAAACAGTGGAAACAGTATACGGATATCATGCTACCCGGAGTCCTGGGCGGGCAGAAAGACGACGGCCACTGGGAAGACGATGTCGGCGAAACCTACGCAACATCCATGGCAACGCTTATCCTGCAACTGCCTTCGGAATACCTGCCGATATTCAGTAAATAA